One genomic segment of Brevibacillus laterosporus LMG 15441 includes these proteins:
- a CDS encoding ASCH domain-containing protein, which yields MKAITIHQPWATLIALGEKEFETRGWRTNYRGELAIHAGKKVDKDACKQEPFRSVLAKYGLTADDLPTGAIVGTCLLTECLQVKEHTGFYALAGDSKHRIEGNEYAFGWYELGRFAWKLTNVKQIERISVRGRQGLWNWNE from the coding sequence GTGAAGGCAATTACGATACATCAGCCATGGGCCACGCTTATTGCCCTAGGAGAAAAGGAATTCGAGACCCGGGGCTGGCGCACGAATTATCGAGGAGAATTAGCAATCCATGCTGGCAAGAAGGTGGATAAGGACGCATGTAAGCAGGAGCCATTTCGATCTGTTTTAGCCAAATATGGATTAACCGCGGATGACCTACCGACTGGAGCAATTGTTGGGACATGTCTGCTTACAGAGTGCTTGCAAGTGAAAGAACATACCGGCTTTTATGCTTTAGCTGGAGATTCAAAGCACCGGATAGAGGGAAATGAATACGCTTTTGGATGGTATGAACTAGGGCGATTCGCTTGGAAATTAACGAATGTAAAGCAAATAGAACGAATCTCAGTGAGAGGAAGACAAGGATTGTGGAATTGGAATGAATAA
- a CDS encoding PIG-L family deacetylase has translation MRNSKRFVKSKLVLKVFFLFALICTVLPHQASFAASDYKSISFYLQAHPDDWQLFRGDYAYNDLHASQTKVVFIYTTAGDAGSVKGWWEARERGAVASIRKALKPTPLTIDIAQFNDHPIVRYTSGNSVSYFLRVPDGMDGSGSKEYNNESLSKLRDSNKSITAVDKSTTYTSWSDFTSTLKEIMDYETNAVGAKHPWVNVADNDSKYNPGDHMDHKATSDAISTFAKGNYNRVLYVTYDVKNKKANIGGAALTNKKNLFYAYANEVYSQTVANGDPVDQQLFEDEWYWWGNKSYSRNIKYDQ, from the coding sequence ATGCGGAATTCAAAAAGATTTGTTAAGTCAAAGCTCGTTTTAAAAGTTTTCTTTTTGTTCGCTCTTATCTGCACGGTATTACCACATCAGGCTTCCTTTGCAGCCTCTGATTACAAATCGATATCCTTTTATTTACAAGCTCATCCTGATGACTGGCAGTTATTCCGCGGTGATTATGCTTATAACGATTTGCATGCCTCACAAACCAAAGTAGTATTTATTTATACCACAGCAGGTGACGCTGGTTCTGTAAAAGGTTGGTGGGAAGCCCGTGAACGCGGGGCAGTCGCATCTATTAGAAAAGCACTTAAGCCAACTCCATTAACAATAGATATCGCCCAATTTAACGATCATCCTATCGTCCGCTATACATCCGGCAATTCCGTAAGCTACTTTTTACGAGTACCAGATGGAATGGATGGGTCTGGGTCTAAAGAATATAATAACGAATCGTTAAGTAAGCTACGAGACAGCAATAAATCAATAACAGCAGTGGATAAATCAACCACATACACTAGCTGGTCAGACTTTACCTCTACGTTAAAGGAAATCATGGACTATGAAACAAATGCAGTCGGAGCCAAGCATCCTTGGGTAAATGTGGCGGATAACGATAGTAAGTATAATCCTGGGGATCATATGGATCATAAAGCTACTTCAGATGCAATAAGCACTTTTGCAAAAGGGAACTATAATCGAGTCTTATATGTTACGTATGATGTGAAAAATAAGAAGGCAAACATAGGCGGAGCGGCTCTAACGAATAAGAAAAATCTTTTCTATGCGTATGCAAATGAGGTTTACAGTCAAACGGTTGCAAACGGTGATCCTGTTGATCAACAGTTGTTTGAGGATGAATGGTACTGGTGGGGAAATAAGAGTTATTCCAGAAATATTAAGTATGATCAGTAG
- the spoIIP gene encoding stage II sporulation protein P: MFLRVHTILIAVCFLLLLMPQSHAQAATHVEVTVDKLNIRSAPGTTNQIVGTINRAARLPILTQKNDWIQVKLANGKPGWVLNKYVKKIEIPQVKYVKSNVDMLNVRAEPNATAQILQIIDQNGVFLQMKKQGDWTQIKLSNQVSGWVNARFLTETAAPTAKTIPDPVPNPIAVSAPASSLAPSEPIVPLQPSVAEVGRVAGTIVLSESYEVYAEPNVLSTVIGQLPVNTTITHYGYENDWYKISFNGTDGFIFKPASQEMAVQVQPSDIPFQVQQLTDIPGAPTPSTAQATEAMIRVRNSDTNLRSGPGTNYAVVGNIQPGQIYPVVQNEGDWYVIRLADNSTAYIASWIVDLVQPGTNQPVNVPNTSGIEYNTGMVGNEKVYIYHTHNRESWRNVARNTSGSSVDDPEINITLVGKRLGELLQAQGIQAMVNQDDFAKRLAEQKKSYSLSYAESYKAVSAAAAMNPNLQYIFDIHRDSNEPRSKVALTLHDKSYSRMLFVIGTAHPNYLQNKKFAENLHARLEAAYPGLSRGLILKGKNQGNGVYNQSISEGSLLLEFGGTNNTLEECYNTAEAFANVLVNYMFESQMAVK, translated from the coding sequence TTGTTTTTACGTGTACATACCATCTTGATAGCTGTTTGTTTCCTGCTTTTACTAATGCCTCAATCGCATGCTCAGGCGGCCACTCATGTGGAGGTAACTGTTGATAAACTAAATATTCGCAGTGCTCCAGGTACAACTAACCAGATAGTCGGAACCATCAACAGAGCTGCACGGCTACCGATCCTTACGCAGAAGAATGATTGGATACAGGTGAAGCTCGCCAATGGAAAACCAGGCTGGGTACTAAATAAATATGTGAAAAAGATTGAGATTCCGCAGGTGAAATATGTAAAAAGTAATGTAGATATGCTGAATGTTCGGGCTGAGCCGAATGCGACTGCCCAAATATTGCAGATCATCGATCAAAACGGTGTATTTTTACAAATGAAAAAACAAGGGGATTGGACTCAGATCAAGCTGTCTAATCAGGTTAGCGGCTGGGTAAATGCACGTTTCTTGACGGAAACGGCTGCCCCAACGGCCAAAACGATTCCTGATCCAGTCCCTAATCCGATAGCTGTTTCAGCTCCAGCTTCATCCTTAGCACCTTCTGAACCGATTGTTCCTTTACAGCCTTCCGTTGCAGAGGTTGGACGAGTGGCAGGGACAATTGTGTTATCGGAAAGCTATGAGGTTTATGCTGAGCCAAATGTTTTAAGCACAGTCATTGGTCAGTTACCTGTCAATACAACAATTACCCATTATGGATATGAAAATGATTGGTACAAGATCAGCTTCAACGGCACAGACGGATTTATTTTTAAACCAGCTTCACAGGAGATGGCGGTTCAGGTACAGCCTAGTGATATACCGTTTCAGGTACAACAGCTAACTGATATACCGGGGGCGCCTACTCCTAGTACAGCACAAGCTACTGAAGCAATGATACGTGTACGAAATTCCGATACTAATCTGCGATCTGGGCCTGGAACCAATTACGCGGTTGTCGGAAATATTCAGCCAGGGCAAATCTACCCGGTTGTCCAGAACGAAGGAGACTGGTATGTCATTCGATTGGCAGACAACTCGACTGCCTATATTGCTAGCTGGATAGTAGATCTTGTCCAGCCAGGCACCAATCAGCCAGTAAATGTACCTAATACTTCTGGAATAGAGTATAACACTGGCATGGTCGGGAATGAAAAAGTCTATATCTATCACACGCATAACCGTGAGTCGTGGCGAAATGTCGCCAGAAACACAAGCGGTAGCTCAGTAGATGATCCCGAAATCAATATTACATTGGTCGGAAAACGGCTAGGTGAGCTGTTGCAAGCACAAGGTATTCAGGCGATGGTGAATCAGGACGACTTTGCCAAAAGGCTAGCGGAGCAAAAGAAAAGCTATTCGCTTTCCTATGCGGAATCATACAAAGCAGTAAGCGCAGCGGCAGCAATGAATCCAAACCTACAATATATTTTTGATATCCATCGGGACAGTAACGAGCCTCGCAGTAAGGTAGCCTTGACCTTACATGACAAGTCGTATTCACGAATGTTGTTTGTCATTGGCACAGCTCACCCGAACTATTTGCAGAACAAGAAGTTCGCGGAAAATCTGCATGCCCGTTTGGAAGCGGCGTATCCTGGCTTATCCCGGGGGCTTATCCTGAAAGGTAAGAACCAAGGGAATGGCGTGTATAATCAGTCAATCTCTGAGGGAAGCCTGTTGCTCGAATTTGGCGGCACTAACAATACCTTGGAGGAATGCTACAATACGGCAGAAGCATTTGCTAATGTGCTTGTGAATTATATGTTTGAATCGCAAATGGCAGTAAAGTAA
- a CDS encoding sigma-70 family RNA polymerase sigma factor, with translation MELELHETNEAIMERIMNEYGRRVVHLVYLIVKNRTSAEDIAQEVFVKVYRHLPSFRGESSIQTWIYRIAINEAKKHVRSWYVRNIFPSLFGENLHTQKEQDETEPLVMKQVERKEFVQLVLKLPLSYRQVIILHYYQDLSIEEVSHVLETSQGAVRNKLYRGRKKLKQMLEREGLSWTSIKN, from the coding sequence ATGGAATTGGAATTGCATGAAACCAACGAAGCCATCATGGAAAGAATTATGAACGAATATGGAAGGAGAGTCGTACATCTTGTTTATTTAATTGTAAAAAATCGGACATCTGCTGAGGATATTGCGCAGGAGGTATTCGTAAAAGTATATCGTCACCTGCCTTCTTTTCGAGGGGAATCAAGCATTCAAACATGGATTTATCGAATCGCCATAAACGAAGCCAAGAAGCATGTCCGATCCTGGTACGTTAGAAATATCTTCCCATCTTTGTTTGGGGAAAATCTGCATACACAAAAAGAGCAGGATGAGACAGAGCCACTGGTCATGAAGCAAGTGGAACGGAAGGAATTCGTACAGCTTGTACTGAAATTGCCGCTCTCCTACCGTCAAGTCATCATTCTTCATTATTATCAGGACTTATCCATTGAAGAAGTATCCCATGTTCTGGAAACCTCTCAAGGTGCAGTGCGAAACAAGCTTTACCGAGGACGAAAAAAACTGAAACAAATGCTTGAGCGGGAGGGATTGTCATGGACATCGATCAAGAATTAA
- a CDS encoding DUF4179 domain-containing protein, producing MDIDQELKEFQYSDKGPILSELTFTQEMKNHVREKMIMTSKPKRRIWYWTTSIAGFLIILLAITGMPSADTIKNLFPTLTNTPRISAFVAYGDEELKAFHEKGLTVPYHVSKTDQGVTVTITDLFFDGHLLTIGYLVQMPPEKDLNRDLFSDYLADFKELTLNGNGESFLNGGGEDVTRIGDHLYAGISSTYLKAGAPNDFKLHAQIERVGLVGGSGKWQWDLEFKMPDSLKAFQRTAPPHFEKDRNGLQFTVENIRRYATGTTLRIIVNGPREKLKNLHITFYDQYMNRRPRSFTGHFLNDNTKEYELILSKLNGEEPFIYMIPRVVEKETELEKSKTKENPPKDAEIDLSQPLPYVLSEQQGDFILKKVDFLSTKTVIHYEIKNPFNQSRFLKIKDEKNNEYYSSTEIREFTDTYSFMEEFPPFPSSKNLKLVVPTDIMNKEEQKIREQNLIKIPLL from the coding sequence ATGGACATCGATCAAGAATTAAAGGAATTTCAATATAGTGATAAAGGTCCAATCCTTTCCGAGTTAACATTTACCCAGGAAATGAAAAATCATGTACGGGAGAAAATGATCATGACATCAAAACCAAAGCGTAGAATCTGGTACTGGACGACCTCCATTGCTGGATTCTTGATTATCCTGCTGGCAATAACGGGAATGCCTAGTGCGGACACCATAAAAAATCTGTTTCCCACACTTACCAATACTCCGCGTATCAGTGCCTTTGTGGCATATGGTGATGAAGAGCTGAAAGCCTTTCATGAAAAAGGGTTGACTGTTCCTTATCATGTAAGCAAAACCGATCAAGGAGTGACCGTCACAATAACCGATTTGTTCTTTGACGGACACCTATTGACCATTGGGTATCTGGTTCAAATGCCGCCGGAGAAAGATCTCAATAGGGATTTGTTTTCTGATTATCTTGCTGATTTTAAGGAACTTACTTTGAATGGAAATGGAGAATCTTTTCTTAACGGTGGAGGTGAAGACGTAACACGAATCGGGGACCATTTGTATGCAGGGATTAGCTCTACTTATTTAAAAGCAGGGGCACCCAATGATTTTAAACTTCACGCACAGATAGAACGAGTAGGTTTAGTAGGAGGAAGTGGGAAATGGCAGTGGGATCTTGAATTTAAAATGCCCGATTCTCTAAAAGCCTTCCAACGAACAGCTCCTCCACATTTTGAAAAGGATCGGAACGGATTACAATTCACAGTTGAAAACATCAGGAGGTATGCTACAGGAACAACCTTACGAATTATAGTCAATGGTCCTAGAGAGAAGCTGAAGAATCTTCATATCACCTTCTATGACCAATATATGAATAGACGACCACGTTCTTTCACGGGTCACTTTTTAAATGACAATACCAAAGAATACGAGCTTATACTTTCTAAACTAAATGGAGAAGAACCATTTATTTACATGATTCCCCGTGTAGTAGAGAAAGAGACAGAGCTGGAGAAGTCAAAAACAAAAGAAAATCCTCCAAAGGATGCAGAGATAGATCTATCACAGCCATTACCTTATGTATTGTCCGAACAACAAGGAGACTTTATTCTAAAAAAGGTAGATTTTCTTTCAACAAAAACGGTTATTCATTATGAGATTAAAAATCCCTTTAATCAATCCCGTTTTTTAAAAATAAAGGATGAAAAGAATAACGAATATTACAGTTCAACTGAAATTAGAGAGTTTACTGACACCTATTCGTTCATGGAAGAATTTCCACCCTTTCCATCTTCAAAAAATTTGAAGCTAGTCGTTCCTACAGATATTATGAACAAAGAAGAGCAAAAGATACGTGAACAGAATTTAATCAAGATTCCTTTGCTTTAA
- a CDS encoding RNA polymerase sigma factor: MDKVELENLIVEIKNGSLDKFEIIIDHFQQPIFTYCYHMLGHKQEAEDAVQDVLFRAYKNLDRYTYSLSFSAWLYKIAYNYCAKQLRRRKLIRLLPFFYNRDQEGRNYVEEEIDHHYLGEPLSSIWRRLSTEERTLLILRVLEEKDYKEIAELMNKNPATLRKQFERALKKCKHYFVKKGGMLDEGQRSI, encoded by the coding sequence GTGGACAAAGTAGAGCTAGAGAATCTGATCGTAGAGATCAAAAACGGTTCTCTTGATAAATTCGAAATCATCATTGATCATTTTCAACAGCCCATTTTTACTTACTGCTATCATATGCTTGGTCACAAACAGGAAGCAGAAGATGCTGTACAGGATGTTTTGTTCAGGGCATATAAGAATTTGGATCGGTATACATACTCCTTGTCCTTTTCGGCATGGCTGTACAAAATCGCCTATAACTATTGTGCGAAGCAATTGAGGCGCAGGAAGCTAATTCGCTTGCTACCTTTTTTCTACAACAGGGATCAGGAAGGCCGCAACTATGTGGAGGAAGAGATCGATCATCATTACCTTGGCGAACCATTATCTAGCATCTGGAGAAGGCTATCTACGGAAGAGCGAACCCTTCTGATTCTGAGGGTGTTGGAGGAAAAGGATTATAAGGAGATTGCGGAATTGATGAACAAGAATCCTGCAACCTTACGCAAGCAATTTGAGCGGGCTTTGAAGAAATGCAAGCATTACTTTGTCAAAAAAGGAGGGATGCTCGATGAAGGACAGAGATCCATATGA